The nucleotide window GCAGGCAATGTGGCCTTTGGGACACCCCAAGAAACCCTTGTCTTTGGCGGCAATGAAACCTACCAGCGGCAGGACCCTCTTTCGCTTTTCCGGGCACGTACAGGCTTTACTCCAGACCCGAAAAATCTCGTTGTGATTGATTTACCATTGATTGTCCGGGCAAACGAAACAGGCCAGGTTAAGGTATTCCCGGGAGCACTCGGGGATGCTCTACGCCAGAAAGGGCTGCGAACGGGGGTTCTGGGAAACGCTGATTTACCTGGTACTCCTCAGCGTTCTATGGCTGTTATTGCGATGGATTCGCGCGGAATTATTGATGCCGGAAACACTTCTACTGAACTGCTGCGCTCCCATCAAGAGGGGTTGCTTGGATTTCGTACCGACTATCAAGCATTAAAAACAAATTTCCTTTCGTTGCAAGAGGAAACCGATTTCCTTGTTATTGATTTGGGAGATCTTGTTCGTCTCGAGCAAAACAAAGATTATCTAAACAATGAGGTTTACTTGCGGGAAAGAAAACTCATCTTACAGGAGTTTGATCAATTTTTAGGATGGCTGTTAAAAAATACTGATCTCCGGCACAGTCAAGTAATCGTTGCCTCCTTAGTGCCGACCCCAGGTGCTTTAAGTGCCAAGAGGCTGTTTACTTTCATCGGTGTTTTGGGTGAGGAGACTAGCCCTGGTTTGCTTCTTTCTCCAACCACGCGCAGAGCGGGGATCGTTACTTTGTATGATATTGCGCCAAGTATTCTTAAATATTTAGGAGCACCCGGATTTAACACTATGGGAGGGCGCCCCTGGACCGTTACACCTGCTGTTAATAACCTGGAGATCCTCAAGAATCTTGAAGCCAGAACGGTTTTCATTTCGAATCTTCGCCCGCCTTTAGTAAAAGGTTACGTCCTCCTCCACCTGATTGTCCTGGCCGGTATTCTTCTGTTCTTGTTGTTCGAGCCTCGTAAAAGCAAATATCTTTCTCCCTTTCTCCTGGCCCTAATTGCAGTCCCCTTTGTTTTGCTGCTTATGGGTTCATTCACCGCTTTCAGCACCTGGCTTTACATGATGTTATTCTTTAGTTTTGTTGCGATTCTTGTTCTAGGCAGTGTTTGGTTGGTACGAAATAAAGATCTAGATCCCCTTTTAGTTCTCTGTTTAGCAACCGTAGGGCTACTTTTAGGGGACACCCTTGCCGGAAGTATGCTTCAAAAAAACTCCGTTCTGGGTTACGACCCGATGGCAGGGGCACGCTTTTACGGAATTGGCAACGAATATATGGGTGTCCTTTTGGGCGCTACGTTAATGGGGGTCTCACTGTTTGTGCAACGGTTAAGGCGGATTTCCTGGGGGACGTTTCTTCTAGTAGGGATTATTATGCTGTTTATTGTCAGCTTAGTTGGCGCACCGCAGTGGGGAAGCAACTTTGGGGGAACGGTGGCTTTTTTAGTTGCTTTTAGTTATACTTTCTCCAGGTTTTTACAAATTCCGATTCGCGGCAGAGAAGTGGTACTGATTGGAATTATAGTAATCGTTATTTGTTCCGGATTGTTTATTTTAGATTATTTCCGCCCTCCTGAACTTCGCTCCCATTTTGGGCAACTGATTTCTGCCCTCCGAACGACGGGCGGAACTGCTCTCTGGGAAGTGATAAATAGAAAATTAGCCATGAACTACCGGTTAATCAAATATACCATTTGGACGCGAGTTTTAATCGGTACGCTGCTTGCCCTGGGGATCCTCTTTTACCGTCCCATAGGCATCTTCCGCCGGGTTTTGGAAAAGTACCCCGCCCTCGCGGCGGGACTGGAAGGGAGTCTGCTGGGCGCTTTAGTGGCTTTAGTTTTTAACGATTCAGGTATTGTTGCCGCTGCAACTGCGCTTATTTTTCCTGCAGCGACGTTATTCTTTTTGGTTTTACGCGAGCAGGCATCCTCTTTTTAAACATGAGGGGGAGGGATAGGATGCGGTTTATACGCTGCTCTTATCAGCAAAAAAAGATCTGGGGACTGGTTGAGGGAAATTTTATTAGAATGATTAAGGGTAGCCCTTTTAAGGGGGGCTGGGTGCCCACGGAAGAGACGATTCCATTAGCCGGGGCCAGCTTACTTCCCCCCTGTAACCCCAGTAAGATCGTTTGCGTTGCATTAAATTATCGGGATCACGCCCGGGAACTCGGAATGGCATTACCTGACGAGCCCCTTCTTTTTTTAAAACCACCTTCTTCGGTAACCGGTTCCGGCCAGAAAATAGTGTATCCTCGCTGCAGCCGTCAAATTGATTACGAGGGAGAGCTTGCGGTAGTCATCAAAGAAAAAACCAGGTATGTCGCGGAAACTGAAGCAAAATCAAAAATTCTCGGGTATACCTGCGGTAATGATGTCACGGCCAGGGATCTCCAAAAAAAGGATGGCCAATGGACGAGGGCCAAATCCTTTGATACTTTTTGTCCGCTGGGCCCCTTTCTTGCTGTTGATTTAAATCCTGACTGCCTCGGGATAAAAGTCACGGTAAACGGTAAAATTCGCCAGGATTCGTCAACTCGGGAAATGATTTTTCCTGTAACACAGCTGGTGAGCTACATTTCGTTTGTAATGACTCTTTACCCGGGGGATGTGATTATGACAGGGACCCCTTTTGGCGTTGGTCCCCTGGAGGTGGGTGATTATGTTAGTGTTGAAATTGAGGGAATCGGTAGCTTGACCAATGAAGTTGTCCCTGAGGGGTGCCGTTTCGGCCGGCAAACCCTGCAAAATCAAGGCTTCTAGTTCACTCAAAGACCCAAAAGCGGTAGCGACCGTTCGTAAAAATTTTGTTGACAAAACTTAAAGAAGTGCTAAAATTTAATAGGATTGGAATTGGGCGCCGGAGAAATGGAATTGGCTCCAATTTCTTTCCTATTTTAGCATCAAATTCATGCTAAAAAAGATTTTAAAGGAGGTTGAGACTATTAATGACAAATCTGAACTCTTTGGGGCGCCACATTTTAGCTGAAATTTATGGTTGCACATTCGAAATCTTAAATGATCTTGAAAAAATCCAGCAGTTAATGGTAGATGCTGCACTTGCAGCAGGGGCCGAGATTAGAGAATGTGTCTTCCATAAATTCAGCCCTCAAGGGGTAAGCGGTGTAGTGGTAATTTCCGAGTCCCATCTGGCAATCCATACCTGGCCTGAGTTGGGTTATGCGGCAGTGGACGTATTCACATGCGGAGAAAAAGTCGATCCGTGGAATGCATGTAGATATCTTGTCGAAAAGTTTCAGGCTGAGCACATGACTGCTACGGAAATCAGACGCGGTATTATGGATACAAGCCAGAGGGCGGCGGTAAATCTTTAGGAGGGATATTTATTTTAGACCGCCCAGAAAAACAAAAAGGTTAGCAACTAAGCCTTACAAGCGGTATTGTAAGGCTTATTTGTTTTTGGAGGAAAATAAAATTTTCTTTTACGAAGGAGGAATTATTCAGAAAAGAGAGAATAGAGATTAAAGGATATTTTTACGTTTTTTTAAGAGGGGGTCGCGATGAGCGAATTTAATCTTTCGCAGGTCTTGGAAACGAACCGGTCTTTTGTGGACGAGGTCATCGCAGAAAGTGGCCAGGATATTCGACAATGTTATCAATGTGCCAAGTGTTCCGGTGGATGCCCCGGCACTTTTGCGATGGATTACCTTCCCAACCAAATCATGCGGATGCTCATGCTAGGGATGAAGGAAGAGGTTCTTAAATCACAGACAATCTGGGTTTGCATGGCCTGTAACACCTGTACAACCCGGTGTATCAGAGATATTGACGTCGCCCGGGTAATGGATACTCTGCGCCAAGAAGCCGTTAAGCATGGTTACACAGAAAATGGAAGACTCGTACTTATTTTTAATGACGTTTTTTTGGGTACAGTTCGAAGCTACGGTCGTCTCTTTGAAGCGGGACTTTTGATGATGAACAATTTAAAAACAGGGAGTTTGTTTAAGGATGCCCAGTTTGGCCTTCCGATGATGCTCAAGGGCAAGGCTAAGCCATTCCCTCACCGGATAAAAGGGCGCAGGGAAATTAAGAAAATTTTTGATGAGACCAAGCGGAGGGAGGGAAAGTAAATGGCAAAATATGCATTATATCCCGGCTGTTCCTTAGAAACCGGAGGAATCGAGTATGGGATGTCCAGCCATGCGGTTGCCGAAACTCTCGGAATTGAGTTTTACGAAGTTCCGGATTGGAATTGTTGCGGTGCATCTTCCGCTCATATGACAGATCATCTTTTATCCCTCGCTCTTCCAGCTCGTGTTTTTGCCCTGGCAGAAACCTTACCTGTAAATGAAATGGTTGCTCCCTGCGCGGCCTGTCACCAACGGTTTGCCGCCGTAGAGCATGAGCTCCAAGATGAGGACTTGCGGCGAAAAGTTAATTCTTTACTGGAGCGTCCTTATACAGGCAAAGTTAAATTAAAAAGCTATCTGGATGTATTTGCAAACTCCGCGACCTTAGACAAAATTCAGAAAAAGGTTGAGAGAAGCCTCAAAGGGTTGAAAGTTGCTTGTTATTACGGTTGCTTGTTTGTAAAACCACCAAAAGTCGTAAATTTCGTTGACGACCCTGAAAATCCTCAAGCGATGGATAACATCATGCGTGCCCTGGGGGCAGAACCTTTGCCATGGCCTTATAAAACCGAATGTTGCGGCGCTTCTTTAGGAATGACCAAGGAGGATGCCTGTACAAAGTTATGTAATGATATTCTCAGGATCGCGAAAGATGCCGGTGCTGACTGTATTGTGGCGGCGTGTCCTCTTTGCCAGCAAAATCTAGATATGCGGCAAATTAGCGTCGAGAAGAAATACGGCACTCAATACAGAATGCCAATCCCCTTTTTCACCCAGCTGATTGGATTGGCTTTCGGTCTTGATCCAAAGGTGCTTGGCTTCAAGAAGTTATTTGTAGATCCGGTAATGGTTCTGCGGAAAGTCGGTGTGGCCTAAAAACCACCGGGTTGAGAGCAGAAAAAAAGAAAATATTATTTTAAGGGAAAACACTCTAGATAAATGATAAATAAATAGAGGGGGTTCTTGTATTGAAAAAGAACCCCTTATTTATGGGGAGGACTTTTTTCGATGTCCCGGGAGTTCCCGGCCTTCTTTCAAGCGGTTCAGAAAGAACTGGAATTGGTTTTTGAAAAATTAGAAGTTGTACTGCAACCTCAAGCAAAATTAGTGCTTCAGAAATTTTTACCCCACTTTGATTTAGACAGGGTAATTCCGCCGGGGCTTGTTTTGTTAGGAGCACACCTTTTTGCAAAAACCGGGACTGCAATCTTGCCTGCCGTTTTTGTGGAACTTATTTATCTTGCGACTACTCTTCATAATCTACCTTGGAAAAGAGGGAAAGAAAGTCCGACTTTAATTCTTGGAGGAGATTATCTTTTTGGTCATCTGTTTTTTTTGCTCTGCGAGCATAATTGTCTTTTTTTATTAGATAGACTTGCCCGGCTCATCAAGGAAATGAGTGAGGGGTCTACTCTTTTGGAAACAGGCTGGCAAAAGGGGCGCGAATTGAACAGGCAGAGTATTTTAGAGGGGCTCAAAAAACAGTACGGCAGTTTTTTTGGAGAGAGTTGCGCACTGGGATGCCTTTTTGCAGGAGGAGACGAAGAAAAACAATTTTTAATTTCCAAGTTTGGCGTTGAGATCGGGATCGCCTATGGTGCTAAAAGAATCGGTTTAGAGTCTTCTTTATCCCTCTTTCACCTCAACCGCGCTCTTTGTCTGTTAGCCTCCTTCCCGGCTCCCAGCGGTAAAAAAGAACTTGAAAAAGCAGCGCGAGAAATTGCTTTACTCCCCCCGGTAAAAATAACATCATACCCTGCTTTAATCTAAAACAAAATCACAGCGGTGCTTCCAGGCACCGTCTTTTGTTTTGGTCATCCTTATTGTTTTCGCGAAAAATGTACGTTAAACTAGGATAAGCACAAATAATCACTAACTTACAGGAATTTTGGGAGGGATAGAGTTGGCTTATCGTGATCTCCGGGAATTTATAGGTGTCCTCGAAAAACGAGGTTTATTGCATAGGGTTAAAGTTGAGGTCGATCCAATTTTAGAAATTACTGAAATCACAGACCGGATTAGCAAGCAAGGCGGACCTGCTCTGCTTTTTGAAAAGGTGAAGGGTTCTCATTTTCCAGTGTTAATAAATGCCTTCGGAAGTACAGAGCGAATGGAGTTGGCACTCGGGGTCGGCGATCTTGAAGAAATTGCTGTACGGCTCCGTAAACTGCTTCAGTTTCAGGATTTATCGGGCTCCTTGCTGGATAAAATTAAACTTCTGCCTCGCCTTGCAGAAATGAATGCCTGGACCCCAAAATTAGTTAAAAATGCACCCTGCCAGGAGGTTGTTCACATTGATGATGCCTCCTTAGAGAGTTTACCAATTTTAAAATGCTGGCCGGGGGACGGAGGTCGCTACATTACCCTTCCGCTTGTTTTTACAAAGGATCCCGAAACCGGCCAGCGCAACCTGGGGATGTACCGCCTCCAGGTTTTTGATACTCGGACAACGGGAATGCACTGGCACATTCATAAAAACGGCGCCGAGAATTATAAAAAACATCAGGTTATTGGTAAGCGGATGGATGTTGCGGTTGCATTAGGCGGAGATCCGGCGACAATTTATGCCGCAACTACTCCCCTTCCCCGCGGCTTTGATGAGATTCTTTTTGCCGGGTTTCTCCGGCAACAGGCGGTGGAAATGGTTAAATGCATCACCGTTGATTGTGAGGTGCCCGCCCAGGCAGAAATCGTTTTAGAAGGATACGTGGATTTGGAGGAAAAACGCCTGGAGGGGCCTTTCGGAGATCATACAGGATATTACTCCCTCCCTGACTGGTATCCGGTTTTTCATATTACTTGCATCACTCATCGCCGGGATGCCATTTATCCCGCGACCGTTGTAGGGAAGCCTCCGATGGAAGACTGTTTCCTTGCAAAGGCAACAGAGAGAATTTTTCTCCCAGTCATTAAGTTTTATCTTCCCGAAGTGGTTGATTTAAACCTTCCCCTTGAGGGAGTTTTTCATAGCTGCGCGGTTGTCGCAATAGAGAAGAGCTACCCCGGGCACGCGAAAAAAGTAATGTGCGCCCTGTGGGGTCTGGGACAGATGATGTTTACAAAAATGATTATTGTCGTAGATGCTCACGTAAATGTTCATGATATGGCAGAAGTATGGTGGAGGGTTTACAACAATGTCGATCCGAAGCGCGATTTCCTTTTTATCGAGGGGCCCGTCGAAGTGCTAGACCATGCCTCTCCCTTTCCTGCTTACGGCTCGAAAGTAGGCATAGATGCCACAAAGAAGGGTCCAGGTGAAGGACATTTCAGGGAATGGCCCGATGAAATCGAGATGTATCAAGAAATCAAAGAGCGTGTTGCTGCGAGGTGGCAGGAGTACGGTTTTAGAACCTAGGGAGGGATATCCAGGATGAACACTTGGGTTTTTGCAATTACCGGCGCCACAGGTGCGATTTATGCCCAGAAACTTTTAGCAGCTTTAAAAGCGAAACAAGCCAGAATTTGCTTAACCATTACAGGGCCAGGCATGCGTGTTGTGAAAGATGAGCTGGGCTGGTCCTTGGCGGGAACTCCTCAGGAAATTGAACGAAAATTCAGGGATTATTTAGGATACGGTTCTGAGGATCAAAACCTTTCTTATTTTGACTGGCAGGATATCGGGTGCTGTCTTGCGAGCGGCTCTTTCCCCACAAAAGGGATGCTGGTGGTTCCCTGCAGTATGGCGACACTTGCGGGGATCGCGGGGGGGATGTCCCGTAACCTCGTGGAACGGGCCGCGGATGTGACTCTCAAAGAAAGGCGCCCCCTGGTTCTCGTACCGCGTGAAACTCCACTTAATCCCATTCAAATTAAAAATATGCTTACCCTGGCAGAAATCGGGGTTCACATTGTTCCGCCGGTGCCTGCGTTTTATTTTGGGCCCCGGAGTATTGACGATCTGGTAGAATTTTTTGTGGCGCGCCTCTTGAGTTTAATAGGGCTCGAAAATTGTGGTGACCGTTGTTAAAAAACTAGGAAGATTATTGATGTCGTACTAAAAAGGAATTCCTGAGGGAGTTCACGAATTATTTATTAAATCAAAATAGGGTGAAGTATTGATGTAAAAAGGTGGGGTTCATGAATTACCGGGGTATTTTAAGGGAAATTGCCAGCGATTTAGCCTATGTCGAAACCGAATTAGAAAAGCATGCCCTTACCTCAAACACTCTTCTAAGGGATACTTCTGACCATTTGCTCAAAGCTGGTGGAAAAAGATTGCGCCCCGCCCTCGTGCTCCTGGCAGGGAAGTTTTTTAATTATTTACTCGAGCGCCTGGGGCCGCTTGCTGTTGCAATCGAGTTGATTCATATGGCAACACTTGTCCATGATGATATTATTGACGGCGCCTCTACGCGCCGGGGAATTCCTACAGTACGGGCACAGTGGGGGGATCCCGTTGCTTTATATACAGGAAGTTATCTCCTTGCCCAGGCCCTGACGCTTGTTGCCGAGCACGGAAACGCGCAGGTTGCCCGGGTTCTTGCTGATGTAAGCCTTAAAATGTGCGAAGGAGAAATTGAACAAATTGAAACAATTGGAAAACTGGATCAAGGGATGCGTGCTTACCTGCGCCGAATTAAACTGAAAACGGCCCTACTGATTTCTTCATGTTGTTTAATTGGGGCCTTGGCCAGTGATGCACCACCTGCAGTTGCCAGATCTCTAAAAAAGTATGGCTATTATATAGGAATGGCTTTTCAAATCAGCGATGATATTTTAGATCTCGTGGGGAGCGAAAAACAGTGTGGAAAACCGGTTGGAAGCGATCTACGTCAAGGAATTATTACCTTACCTGTAATTTATGCCCTAAAAGATCGAACGTGGGGATCTCGTTTAGCACAAATTATTTTAACGGAGAATAAAGAGGAATCGGAATGGGAAGAAATCTTTTGGTTAGTGAAGGTTTCGGGCGCGTTAAACTCTTCGCAAAATTTGTGTAACCTTTATCTTGCCAAGGCAAAACAGCAACTAATGGTGCTACCGGATCTTCCACCCCGGCGAATATTAGCTGCGATGGCGGATTTTGTCGGAAGTCGAGATTTTTAAATCCACTGCTAGAAGGAGGGACAGCATGCCCGAGAGCGTATCTCAAGAGAAAGATCAGGAGGCAATGCCTTTACTGAAACACCTTGAAGAGCTCCGGAAAGTTATTATTGTTTCCCTGGTCGCCATCGGTGTAGCCAGCATTGGAGCCCTCTTTTTTGTAGATCAAATTTTAGCGATTCTGACTAAGCCTGTTCGTGATTTAGGTCACGCGATTGTATTTACCGCAATGACAGAGGGGATCTTTACAAAATTTAAGGTCGCTTTGCTGGCCGGGGCCGTCTTCGCCTCTCCCGTTGTGCTCTGGCAATTTTGGCGCTTTTTTGTCCCCGCGCTTTACCCCCATGAAAAAAAGTATGTGCTAAGACTTGTTCCTGTTTCTATTTTACTTTTCGCGGGGGGAGTAGTTTTTGCTTATTTTGCGGTTTTTCCGTTGGCGGTTTTCTTTTTGATCAAGCTTGCCGGGGGATTTGAGCCGATGCTGACGATTAGTAGATATTTTTCTTTCACCCTCACTTTTTTAATTCCCTTTGGGCTAATTTTCGAGTTCCCCTTAATTATCTATTTTCTCAGTCTGATCGGGGTTGTTACTCCCGAATGGCTGGTACGAAATCGAAAATATTCAATTGTTTCTACGTTCATCCTTGCGGCGATTTTAACACCTGGTCCGGATCCTCTATCTCAGTCGATTATGGCCGCACCGATGCTTATTTTCTATGAAATCGGTATTCTCGTGGCTAAGGTGGTGGCCAGAAAAAAGCGTGCCAGGTTTAACGAACTCGCGAGCGAGGAAGGTACTATTTAGTGTGGAACTGCGGATCGTCCCCTTCCAGAGGGGATTTTTTAATTTAGAGATACAGCAGGATTTTTCAAGGAGACGGAGAATATAGAACAGGGACTGTATACTCTTCTTAAATATGGTTTTCTTAAGTTTTTAAAGCTTTTTGTAACCAAATGAAAAAATGAATGGAGGTGATGAAAAAGAGTAAAGATTTTGCAAACTTTTCTGAGTAAAGCAAGTTAAAAACAACTAAAAAAGGAGTGAGGGATTAGGTGAGATTAACAAGGCGCGAATTTCTTAAGATCTCTGGCGCCGCAGTTGCTACCTTACCGGCCCTCGGTTTTGACCTCACGCCTGTATTCGCACAGGTTGGAGAGTTCCGGATCAAGAATATCCAACCAGTTCCTACAATTTGTCCTTATTGCGGG belongs to Bacillota bacterium and includes:
- a CDS encoding fumarylacetoacetate hydrolase family protein; the encoded protein is MRFIRCSYQQKKIWGLVEGNFIRMIKGSPFKGGWVPTEETIPLAGASLLPPCNPSKIVCVALNYRDHARELGMALPDEPLLFLKPPSSVTGSGQKIVYPRCSRQIDYEGELAVVIKEKTRYVAETEAKSKILGYTCGNDVTARDLQKKDGQWTRAKSFDTFCPLGPFLAVDLNPDCLGIKVTVNGKIRQDSSTREMIFPVTQLVSYISFVMTLYPGDVIMTGTPFGVGPLEVGDYVSVEIEGIGSLTNEVVPEGCRFGRQTLQNQGF
- the speD gene encoding adenosylmethionine decarboxylase, with the translated sequence MTNLNSLGRHILAEIYGCTFEILNDLEKIQQLMVDAALAAGAEIRECVFHKFSPQGVSGVVVISESHLAIHTWPELGYAAVDVFTCGEKVDPWNACRYLVEKFQAEHMTATEIRRGIMDTSQRAAVNL
- a CDS encoding 4Fe-4S dicluster domain-containing protein, with the protein product MSEFNLSQVLETNRSFVDEVIAESGQDIRQCYQCAKCSGGCPGTFAMDYLPNQIMRMLMLGMKEEVLKSQTIWVCMACNTCTTRCIRDIDVARVMDTLRQEAVKHGYTENGRLVLIFNDVFLGTVRSYGRLFEAGLLMMNNLKTGSLFKDAQFGLPMMLKGKAKPFPHRIKGRREIKKIFDETKRREGK
- a CDS encoding CoB--CoM heterodisulfide reductase iron-sulfur subunit B family protein, with translation MAKYALYPGCSLETGGIEYGMSSHAVAETLGIEFYEVPDWNCCGASSAHMTDHLLSLALPARVFALAETLPVNEMVAPCAACHQRFAAVEHELQDEDLRRKVNSLLERPYTGKVKLKSYLDVFANSATLDKIQKKVERSLKGLKVACYYGCLFVKPPKVVNFVDDPENPQAMDNIMRALGAEPLPWPYKTECCGASLGMTKEDACTKLCNDILRIAKDAGADCIVAACPLCQQNLDMRQISVEKKYGTQYRMPIPFFTQLIGLAFGLDPKVLGFKKLFVDPVMVLRKVGVA
- a CDS encoding polyprenyl synthetase family protein — translated: MSREFPAFFQAVQKELELVFEKLEVVLQPQAKLVLQKFLPHFDLDRVIPPGLVLLGAHLFAKTGTAILPAVFVELIYLATTLHNLPWKRGKESPTLILGGDYLFGHLFFLLCEHNCLFLLDRLARLIKEMSEGSTLLETGWQKGRELNRQSILEGLKKQYGSFFGESCALGCLFAGGDEEKQFLISKFGVEIGIAYGAKRIGLESSLSLFHLNRALCLLASFPAPSGKKELEKAAREIALLPPVKITSYPALI
- a CDS encoding menaquinone biosynthesis decarboxylase; protein product: MAYRDLREFIGVLEKRGLLHRVKVEVDPILEITEITDRISKQGGPALLFEKVKGSHFPVLINAFGSTERMELALGVGDLEEIAVRLRKLLQFQDLSGSLLDKIKLLPRLAEMNAWTPKLVKNAPCQEVVHIDDASLESLPILKCWPGDGGRYITLPLVFTKDPETGQRNLGMYRLQVFDTRTTGMHWHIHKNGAENYKKHQVIGKRMDVAVALGGDPATIYAATTPLPRGFDEILFAGFLRQQAVEMVKCITVDCEVPAQAEIVLEGYVDLEEKRLEGPFGDHTGYYSLPDWYPVFHITCITHRRDAIYPATVVGKPPMEDCFLAKATERIFLPVIKFYLPEVVDLNLPLEGVFHSCAVVAIEKSYPGHAKKVMCALWGLGQMMFTKMIIVVDAHVNVHDMAEVWWRVYNNVDPKRDFLFIEGPVEVLDHASPFPAYGSKVGIDATKKGPGEGHFREWPDEIEMYQEIKERVAARWQEYGFRT
- a CDS encoding UbiX family flavin prenyltransferase translates to MNTWVFAITGATGAIYAQKLLAALKAKQARICLTITGPGMRVVKDELGWSLAGTPQEIERKFRDYLGYGSEDQNLSYFDWQDIGCCLASGSFPTKGMLVVPCSMATLAGIAGGMSRNLVERAADVTLKERRPLVLVPRETPLNPIQIKNMLTLAEIGVHIVPPVPAFYFGPRSIDDLVEFFVARLLSLIGLENCGDRC
- a CDS encoding polyprenyl synthetase family protein, whose amino-acid sequence is MNYRGILREIASDLAYVETELEKHALTSNTLLRDTSDHLLKAGGKRLRPALVLLAGKFFNYLLERLGPLAVAIELIHMATLVHDDIIDGASTRRGIPTVRAQWGDPVALYTGSYLLAQALTLVAEHGNAQVARVLADVSLKMCEGEIEQIETIGKLDQGMRAYLRRIKLKTALLISSCCLIGALASDAPPAVARSLKKYGYYIGMAFQISDDILDLVGSEKQCGKPVGSDLRQGIITLPVIYALKDRTWGSRLAQIILTENKEESEWEEIFWLVKVSGALNSSQNLCNLYLAKAKQQLMVLPDLPPRRILAAMADFVGSRDF
- the tatC gene encoding twin-arginine translocase subunit TatC, with the protein product MPESVSQEKDQEAMPLLKHLEELRKVIIVSLVAIGVASIGALFFVDQILAILTKPVRDLGHAIVFTAMTEGIFTKFKVALLAGAVFASPVVLWQFWRFFVPALYPHEKKYVLRLVPVSILLFAGGVVFAYFAVFPLAVFFLIKLAGGFEPMLTISRYFSFTLTFLIPFGLIFEFPLIIYFLSLIGVVTPEWLVRNRKYSIVSTFILAAILTPGPDPLSQSIMAAPMLIFYEIGILVAKVVARKKRARFNELASEEGTI